aaattaaaattattaaGTTGTTTAATGTTTTGAAGATCGATTTAATATTAGTTGATCTCACATCTAAAACATAATTAACACCTAATACGATTAATTAACGCTAATTAATCAAGGTAAAATGGGTAGTTAGAtaatagttggataaggggttatGTGAAATTTATTTCTAATGACCTTTTTAGTCATTAGTAACAGGCCACAAATAATTGGCCTAGGCCCCAAATTAGCCAGGTAATTTTAGTTCATTTTCCACATGGAATGCTAGACTTGCAGTTCAATTTCCATGAAATGACAACTCGTTTGGCAAAATGATTGCGCAGAATAGGTGATAGACTGTAATTTGTATATGTAGTGATCAATACCAAGTTGTCAAGAATTGGTTCACAGGTGAAGCGAAATAAAGAGATGATCGATTTTGATGCAAGAATCACctgagaaattttcaagttacttGCATTTCTAGTGTACTaaatcttttttttatatactccctccgttcttttttaataggccagttttgtttttaacgaaatttaaggaaattaagagaattaatcattgaaagtggtcctcatgacacttgtcaataaaagaagtgacatgaaatggtccccatgacacttgttagcaaaagaattaaagtgaagtggtccacatgacacttgtcatcaaaagaagttaagagaaaagtggtcccaaaaattaaaataacatttgactttcccaattaggaaactggcctattttttgaaatttttatttatagaaactggcctattaaaagagaacggagggagtagtttgTTGCCAGCCGCGGGTTCTCTACTGCTTAAATGCATGTGTAGCCAGCTTCTGATTCTTACAACTAAGTTAATGAAACAGATTACAAGCAATATTTCATTCCAGAGCAACTGATGATGTAATATTACAAGGAAAAATTCAGAAGAAGCAATAGAAATGAATGGAAGAAGAGCAACAACTTCTTCAGTGAACTATTGAAATGCATCCCGGTTGAAGTTGATGGAGAAAAAGGTATATGCTGTGGATCTTGGAAAGCTGTAAGATTTTCCTTCGAGCATATGTAGTGGCAACGATTTGGAGGAGCAATTCGGAGCACACCCTTGCTTGTTAAAAGATATATATCTTTCTTATTATCCTTTCCTAATGCGTAAACATAGCCCAAATTTAAGTGAGATTTTTCTTTCTCCAAATTACACTGAATCGGAGAGCCACGAGAACAACTAAATGGAACCTTGGCAGTAGTGAAATTCCCACTGTTTTCTGGGTTCTCTATCCCTGCCCATATAGCAAACCCATATAAATCTGAAAACAAGTACCTGAAAGCTCATGCACAACAAAGAATTAGCAATCAGACTAATTCATGTTTGTGGCCAAACATGGCGGTACAAGTTGAGGATAATGTAACTTACTTGCCATATAAGCATGGATCAGTGTCGGACCTATATACAAAACCACCTGCAATGGACGAAGAACCATCGTTTGTATTAACAGGAGAGTGATCATATCCCATTAAAGGAAAGATAAGGTTTGTGGAGTTGTTATTCTTGTTTCCTCTTGAAGAATTCTGAAAATGAAATGGGAATGTTCCCTCAAAATATGGCCATCCGTAGTTTCCACCTTTTGTGGCTAAATCCACCTCTTCATATTGATCCTACAAAAACCACCCCATCAAATGACAACAACACATATTCGACAACTAAAAAGTATCTAATCAAAAAAAGCAAATTGGCATAAAGAAGTGGTAAGAACAAAAAGTAATTTCCAACCTTGCCAGAGTCTATACAGAGAAAGTAGGATGGTCTCTCTGAATCCCAACTGCAACGCCATGGGTTTCTTAATCCCAAGGCCCAAATTTCAGGAAGGGATTCCTTGTCATACAGAAACGGGTTATCTTTTGGTATTGAGTAGTTTCCCCATGCATTCAGTTTGGTTAATTCTGCTTCACCTAACAACCCATTGTACCATTACCAAAGTGTACATATAAGTATGTCCAGGGGGATTTATTTGAGTAAGTATATGTAGTAAGTGTGTAATGACAGAGAAGAATATTACTACATTTTCTTGTAAATTGCCTCTCACAATTAGTAATACTCACTTGGAAAGTTATCGACGTCAAACCTCAGAATTTTACCAAGCAAGGATTTCTTGTTTTGAGCGAGATTGTACGGATCAAGTTCAGTTTCTCCGTCTCCTGTCATGAAGTATAAGTACCCATCTGGACCAAAGATGATTTGCCCCCCATTAGCATTTGTATACGCAATGCCCATTGTGAATATCCTCCTCACTTCCACCGGATTTCCTTTTATTGCCTAAGGAAATGGATTCAACAAGAactgtattaatattttttttagtcaGAAGTTGCAAAGATCATGCGCTAGATAATTACCGAGGATGGATCAAACCCACTATTGTTAGCGGTATACTCTGAGATAACGGTATGAAACTGGCATGGTCGATCACCGTAAGAAGAATGAAGCTTTGAAGGATCACAACTAACATCTGTATTACATGAACATCTTCCAGAACATCCAGACCAATGGTCTCTATCACAATTATATGATACAAAGAAACGACCATTGTGTGCAAAGTTCGGATGGAATGCTATACTCATCAACCCAAGCTCGGTACTAACATGTACTGTTTCAGATAGATCTACAAATGGATTTGATTCATCTAGCATCATTGCTTCTCCAGTTCCCTCTTTGGGAACATTCA
The sequence above is a segment of the Papaver somniferum cultivar HN1 unplaced genomic scaffold, ASM357369v1 unplaced-scaffold_125, whole genome shotgun sequence genome. Coding sequences within it:
- the LOC113331273 gene encoding HIPL1 protein-like, with the protein product MRRNESGIVDQILFLRDVGWDADDKFETRDQLDADDCDLHAKLNRQKMWNLEKRAGAGKTEMEEMNCATNIFRILSCLLLLLLPSASLPLCIDSKAPFTPKTPLVFCPTGDSVCCDTNQDLELQKVFQSMNISDHACASLLKSIICAQCHQFSWDLFGGNLGTRSVPTLCTVSASAALSKTSSNNFCSKVWDACQTTSILNSPFAPSLRNKIKVSVRSTSSKLADLWKSNTSFCKAFGGSLDDGLVCFNGTSALLRDTKNPQPPNGICLEQLANGSYLDMTAHPDGSNSVFLASQQGKIWLVNVPKEGTGEAMMLDESNPFVDLSETVHVSTELGLMSIAFHPNFAHNGRFFVSYNCDRDHWSGCSGRCSCNTDVSCDPSKLHSSYGDRPCQFHTVISEYTANNSGFDPSSAIKGNPVEVRRIFTMGIAYTNANGGQIIFGPDGYLYFMTGDGETELDPYNLAQNKKSLLGKILRFDVDNFPSEAELTKLNAWGNYSIPKDNPFLYDKESLPEIWALGLRNPWRCSWDSERPSYFLCIDSGKDQYEEVDLATKGGNYGWPYFEGTFPFHFQNSSRGNKNNNSTNLIFPLMGYDHSPVNTNDGSSSIAGGFVYRSDTDPCLYGKYLFSDLYGFAIWAGIENPENSGNFTTAKVPFSCSRGSPIQCNLEKEKSHLNLGYVYALGKDNKKDIYLLTSKGVLRIAPPNRCHYICSKENLTAFQDPQHIPFSPSTSTGMHFNSSLKKLLLFFHSFLLLLLNFSL